From a region of the Solanum stenotomum isolate F172 chromosome 2, ASM1918654v1, whole genome shotgun sequence genome:
- the LOC125855025 gene encoding putative F-box protein At1g67623, producing MERSQSSRMKRKRRKYNRKFFKNNFVNSSIKSLPNELLSEIVARVASSSFLDYINVKFSCKIFNGVSNDPYVYRHISLEEFPIGGCSWKSENGENENKLSLFMRTCMESGNPEALYRKGVVDFFRKESPEYAMKYLVKAAEAGHIGAEYVVSLIQVLMGKEVLKNNGIVAIGRMKATKPKRRALAEFRKNLVDILSNIWILNPIVFLGRQNSNWCSLHHKRSYKNKWRQWPSFDTDDDEDADFCCYACSCDEEIAHLVNILPTW from the exons ATGGAAAGAAGTCAATCAtcaagaatgaaaagaaaaagaagaaaatataatagaaaattttttaaaaataattttgtgaatTCCTCCATCAAATCTCTTCCGAACGAGCTCCTTTCTGAAATTGTTGCGAGggttgcttcttcttcttttttggattaTATCAATGTCAAGTTCAG CTGTAAAATTTTCAATGGAGTTTCGAACGATCCATATGTTTATCGTCACATTTCATTAGAGGAATTTCCAATAGGAGGATGTTCATGGAAGAGTGAAAATGGAGAGAACGAAAATAAACTTTCTTTGTTCATGAGGACGTGCATGGAGAGTGGGAATCCAGAAGCCTTGTACCGAAAAGGTGTG GTTGATTTCTTTAGGAAAGAAAGTCCAGAATATGCAATGAAATATCTTGTGAAAGCTGCAGAGGCAGGACACATTGGAGCAGAATATGTTGTAAGCCTAATACAAGTCTTGATGGGGAAAGAAGTATTAAAGAACAATGGCATAGTTGCAATTGGCAGAATGAAAGCAACCAAGCCAAAGCGAAGAGCGTTAGCAGAGTTTCGAAAAAACTTGGTTGACATATTGAGTAATATTTGGATACTTAATCCTATAGTATTTTTAGGACGACAAAACTCGAATTGGTGTTCCCTTCATCATAAGCGTTCTTACAAGAATAAGTGGCGTCAATGGCCTTCTTTTGATActgatgatgatgaggatgCGGATTTTTGTTGTTATGCTTGTAGTTGTGATGAAGAAATTGCACACCTTGTTAACATTCTACCAACTTGGTAG